One Setaria italica strain Yugu1 chromosome I, Setaria_italica_v2.0, whole genome shotgun sequence DNA window includes the following coding sequences:
- the LOC101755460 gene encoding receptor-like protein kinase 5, which translates to MAKLNLLLLTLLLTPLFLTSSSDSVRPTDAELRPLLIIKRDWGNPTALSSWKNTSSNTTASSPFTHCEWAGVTCNDNGQVTALSFQNFNISNPIPASICSLKKLAYLDLSYNNLAGEFPAAALYGCSALHYLDLSNNLFSGVLPTDINGKLSMQMEHLNLSTNGFSGSVPSAIAGFPKLKSLILDTNSFNGTYPGSAIGSLTELETLTLASNPFSPGRIPHDFSKLKNLKMLWMSGMNLTGVIPYALSALTELTVLALYENNLEGAIPAFVWKLQKLEFVYLYANSFMGAIGPEFTAVNMQQLDLSGNSLSGVIPETIGNMKNLTLLCLYNNYFTGWIPSNIGLLPNLVDIRLFNNMLLGTLPPELGKHSPLGNLEVSNNYLTGVLGETLCFNKKLYNIVAFNNNFSGVFPAILGACDTLDNIMLQNNNFVGEFPEKIWSALPKLTSVMIQNNNLTGFLPSALSPKITRIEMGNNRFFGNIPESATGLRSFEAEKNLFSGGLPADMTMLANLTVLNLAGNQISGSIPTSIGALERLNSLNLSSNQITGEIPAGIGLLPVLIVLDLYNNKLSGSIPEDFNNNHFSFLNLSSNQLTGEVPTALQSPKYNNVFLDNPSLCAESNSGLPLPPCSRNSWRKIILSVAALFSFIAVCVGWSIYRRKKDRKDVTSWKMTPFHALDFTDHDILSNIREENLIGRGGSGKVYRIHLGSQKAAGKSADAAGGHSTVAVKKIGNAGKPDGDIDKEFEAEVASLGGLRHGNIINLLCCISGDDTKLLIYEYMENGSLDRWLHRRRRKIGPPLGWPTRLSIAMDVARGLSYHGFTRPVIHRDVKCSNILLDREFRAKIADFGLARILARAGESEPTSSVCGTFGYIAPEYVSRAKVSEKVDVYSFGVVLLELATGRGPQDGGTESGSCLAKWASKRCGNSNPCVDLIDGEIRDPAYLDDMVAVFELGVVCTGEDPSSRPPMNEVLNRLIQCGRSQMTLDDDDHYAKDLCGDDSFEFMV; encoded by the exons ATGGCCAAGCTCAACCTTCTGCTTCTCACGCTACTCCTCACTCCCCTCTTCCTCACTTCCAGTTCTGATTCGGTGCGGCCCACCGACGCCGAGCTCCGACCTCTCTTGATCATCAAGAGGGATTGGGGCAACCCTACTGCACTCAGCTCATGGAAGAACACCAGTAGCAACACCACTGCCTCTAGTCCTTTCACTCACTGCGAATGGGCTGGGGTTACTTGCAACGACAACGGCCAAGTGACCGCCCTCTCCTTCCAAAATTTCAACATATCCAATCCAATCCCTGCCTCCATTTGCAGCCTCAAAAAACTAGCGTATCTAGACCTCTCCTACAACAACCTTGCCGGCGAGTTCCCGGCGGCAGCGCTCTACGGTTGCTCGGCACTTCACTACCTCGACCTGTCCAACAATCTCTTCTCCGGCGTCCTCCCAACTGACATCAACGGCAAACTGTCGATGCAGATGGAGCACCTCAACCTGTCAACCAATGGTTTCAGCGGTAGTGTGCCGTCGGCAATTGCCGGGTTCCCAAAGCTCAAGTCGTTGATTCTCGACACTAATAGCTTCAACGGGACCTATCCGGGCTCGGCCATCGGCAGCCTCACCGAGCTCGAGACGCTGACGCTAGCAAGCAACCCATTTTCACCAGGGCGTATCCCTCATGATTTCAGCAAGCTGAAGAATCTAAAGATGCTGTGGATGTCAGGGATGAACCTGACTGGTGTTATACCCTACGCTCTCTCAGCGCTCACTGAGCTTACTGTGTTGGCTTTGTATGAGAATAATCTTGAGGGCGCAATTCCGGCGTTTGTTTGGAAGCTTCAGAAGCTGGAGTTCGTGTACCTTTACGCCAACAGCTTCATGGGTGCAATTGGGCCAGAGTTCACTGCTGTCAACATGCAACAGCTTGACCTATCGGGGAACAGCCTCTCCGGAGTGATACCGGAGACCATCGGTAACATGAAGAACTTGACACTGCTCTGCTTATACAACAACTACTTCACCGGGTGGATTCCGTCGAACATCGGGCTGCTCCCCAACCTCGTAGACATCCGGCTATTCAACAACATGCTCTTGGGCACCCTCCCGCCAGAGCTCGGAAAGCACTCGCCACTCGGCAACCTTGAAGTGAGCAACAACTACCTCACCGGCGTGCTCGGGGAAACCCTGTGCTTCAACAAGAAGCTCTACAACATCGTGGCGTTCAACAACAACTTCTCCGGCGTGTTCCCGGCGATCCTGGGGGCGTGCGACACACTGGACAATATCATGCTGCAGAACAACAACTTCGTCGGTGAGTTCCCGGAGAAGATATGGTCGGCGTTGCCCAAGCTGACCAGCGTTATGATACAGAACAATAACTTGACGGGCTTTCTACCTAGTGCCCTGTCCCCTAAAATCACACGGATTGAAATGGGGAACAACAGATTCTTTGGCAACATACCAGAATCTGCAACCGGCCTGCGTTCGTTCGAAGCAGAGAAGAATTTGTTCTCCGGTGGGCTACCTGCGGACATGACAATGCTTGCCAACCTTACTGTTTTGAACCTTGCCGGGAACCAGATTAGTGGATCCATACCAACATCCATCGGAGCCCTTGAGAGGCTTAATTCCCTCAACCTCAGCAGCAACCAGATAACTGGAGAGATCCCGGCAGGAATCGGATTGCTCCCGGTGCTCATCGTCCTCGATCTCTACAACAACAAACTCAGTGGTAGCATCCCGGAGGACTTCAACAACAACCATTTCTCCTTCCTGAATCTCTCGTCTAATCAGCTCACCGGAGAGGTGCCAACCGCACTACAGAGCCCAAAGTACAACAACGTCTTCCTGGACAACCCTAGCTTGTGTGCGGAATCAAACTCTGGCCTACCCCTGCCCCCGTGCTCCCGTAATTCTTGGAGAAAGATCATCTTGTCAGTTGCAGCTCTCTTCAGCTTCATTGCAGTTTGTGTTGGGTGGAGCATCTACAGGCGCAAGAAAGACCGTAAGGATGTTACATCgtggaagatgacaccatttcATGCTCTGGATTTCACCGACCACGACATACTCAGCAACATCAGGGAAGAGAACTTGATCGGCAGAGGTGGGTCAGGAAAAGTCTACCGCATCCATCTCGGCAGCCAGAAGGCAGCAGGGAAAAGCGCTGATGCGGCCGGTGGCCACTCAACAGTGGCCGTGAAGAAGATTGGGAACGCTGGCAAGCCGGACGGTGATATCGACAAGGAGTTCGAAGCGGAGGTGGCATCACTAGGTGGTCTCCGTCATGGCAACATCATCAACCTCCTCTGCTGCATCTCCGGCGACGACACGAAGCTGCTCATTTACGAGTACATGGAGAACGGGAGCCTGGACAGGTGGctgcaccggcgccgccgcaagaTTGGGCCGCCGCTGGGCTGGCCCACCAGGCTGAGCATCGCCATGGACGTCGCCAGGGGCCTCAGCTACCATGGCTTCACGAGGCCGGTCATCCACCGTGACGTCAAGTGCAGCAACATCTTGCTGGATCGCGAGTTTAGAGCCAAGATCGCCGATTTCGGGCTCGCCAGGATCCTTGCCAGGGCCGGCGAGTCGGAGCCGACGTCGAGCGTCTGCGGGACATTCGGTTACATTGCTCCAG AGTACGTGAGCAGGGCGAAGGTAAGCGAGAAGGtggacgtgtacagcttcggcgtggtGCTGCTGGAGCTCGCCACCGGGCGGGGGCCACAGGACGGCGGCACGGAGTCCGGCAGCTGCCTGGCAAAATGGGCGTCGAAGAGGTGCGGGAACAGCAACCCATGCGTGGACCTGATCGACGGCGAGATCCGGGACCCGGCCTACCTGGACGACATGGTGGCCGTGTTCGAGCTCGGGGTCGTCTGCACCGGCGAGGACCCGTCGTCGAGGCCGCCGATGAACGAGGTCCTCAACCGGCTCATCCAGTGTGGCCGGAGTCAGATGACCCTTGACGATGACGACCACTATGCCAAAGACTTGTGTGGCGACGATTCTTTTGAGTTTATGGTATGA